In [Leptolyngbya] sp. PCC 7376, a genomic segment contains:
- a CDS encoding LemA family protein has protein sequence MSSDNLRIPDEIAQEVLDLASRYYEDYKDSYSAADLVEIGGQVSIPAELIQKAIAEIEQQKRQEQLAKKKKATQQQLYKRIGIGAVVISGLWAIFTFNHLNSAKSNVKAALAQVENQQQRRTELIPDLVNITKTFANQEERILTQLISARESYLVAQTPTEKSQAIAAVNNAISEFTQFSAQNPELANNQLFINLQYELAGTANRLAVERKRYNEAIQDYEQVTQSFPNVLIAKVAGFNAAEFSTNNQ, from the coding sequence ATGAGTTCAGATAATTTACGTATTCCTGATGAGATTGCCCAGGAGGTTCTAGACTTAGCTTCTCGTTATTACGAAGACTATAAAGATAGTTATTCAGCGGCAGATTTAGTCGAAATTGGTGGGCAAGTTTCGATTCCGGCTGAACTCATACAAAAGGCGATCGCCGAAATTGAGCAACAAAAAAGACAAGAGCAACTCGCAAAGAAAAAGAAAGCAACACAACAACAGCTCTATAAACGGATTGGGATTGGTGCGGTTGTCATATCAGGACTGTGGGCTATTTTCACGTTTAATCATTTAAATAGCGCAAAATCAAACGTTAAAGCAGCATTAGCCCAAGTCGAAAATCAGCAGCAGCGGCGGACAGAATTAATTCCAGATTTGGTCAATATTACGAAGACTTTTGCGAATCAAGAAGAACGAATTCTCACCCAACTCATTTCGGCAAGAGAAAGTTATTTAGTAGCTCAAACGCCGACTGAAAAATCCCAGGCGATCGCCGCAGTAAATAATGCCATTAGTGAGTTCACTCAGTTTTCTGCCCAAAATCCTGAACTGGCGAATAATCAACTTTTTATCAATCTTCAATATGAACTCGCGGGCACAGCCAATCGTTTAGCTGTTGAGCGTAAACGATATAACGAGGCTATCCAAGATTATGAACAAGTGACCCAGAGCTTTCCCAATGTTCTCATCGCTAAAGTGGCTGGATTTAATGCGGCGGAATTTTCAACCAATAATCAATGA
- a CDS encoding YgcG family protein, whose translation MSKFLSRNVVGLAIAATIVLPVQAVEVSKVPKPWDTGNSWVTDMGDLLTPQTEAQLNKMISELEAKNGTEIVVVAVPNTAPSATPKEFTTELFNTWGIGKAGVNNGVLFVISKGDRRVEIETGYGVEEFLPDARVGAIIDKQIIPAFKEGDFDSGVINGTKGLIKELEPAKFPLQRTISSGFEKITLFLWNKLPVIIVLGLFFSPFALVIGRIIIYLSRPLYVKPWGKTKEKDSASVSRRMHCDECRTKMRKVKPKILSESLSEPEKFAKKKHYAYINGWQCLKCSSSDEKPEQIHVFVYPGLITKRLLRKVRSPYCAY comes from the coding sequence ATGTCTAAATTTCTTTCTCGCAATGTTGTCGGTTTGGCGATCGCCGCAACAATAGTTTTACCTGTTCAAGCGGTCGAAGTTTCAAAAGTGCCTAAGCCTTGGGATACGGGCAATAGTTGGGTAACCGATATGGGGGATTTGCTGACCCCTCAGACAGAAGCGCAGCTGAATAAAATGATTTCGGAGCTGGAGGCAAAGAATGGGACTGAAATCGTCGTGGTTGCTGTACCGAATACTGCGCCTTCTGCTACCCCAAAAGAATTTACAACCGAGCTTTTTAATACCTGGGGTATCGGGAAAGCAGGGGTTAACAATGGGGTTTTATTTGTTATCTCAAAGGGCGATCGCCGCGTCGAGATAGAAACAGGCTATGGCGTAGAGGAGTTTTTACCGGATGCTCGCGTAGGTGCAATTATCGACAAACAAATTATCCCAGCCTTTAAAGAAGGAGATTTTGATAGTGGCGTTATCAATGGAACAAAAGGATTAATTAAAGAATTAGAACCTGCAAAATTCCCTCTTCAAAGAACTATCAGCAGTGGGTTTGAAAAAATCACATTATTTTTGTGGAATAAGCTACCTGTCATCATCGTTCTAGGCTTATTTTTTAGCCCATTTGCCCTGGTGATTGGCAGAATCATAATTTATTTAAGTCGGCCTCTTTATGTCAAACCATGGGGGAAAACAAAAGAGAAAGATTCAGCGAGTGTAAGTCGTCGCATGCACTGCGATGAATGTCGCACCAAAATGCGAAAAGTCAAGCCCAAAATTCTTTCTGAATCACTATCAGAACCAGAAAAATTCGCTAAGAAAAAACATTACGCATATATAAACGGCTGGCAATGCCTAAAATGTTCTTCATCTGACGAAAAACCAGAGCAGATCCACGTCTTTGTTTACCCTGGACTCATAACAAAGCGTTTATTGCGAAAAGTGCGAAGCCCCTACTGCGCGTATTAA
- a CDS encoding ABC transporter substrate-binding protein: MFNKRRLFISGAIASIIVTTIIACNPPTETSDSSSNETDSTSEIVIGVGVAQTSNVALLGQEQVIGAKLAETYFNDNDGINGQAFSIALQDVAGDEQGAINAFNTLINQDKVVGIVGPTLSQQAFAADPIANRAQLPVLGPSNTAQGIPQIGEFIGRVSAPVAVVAPNAVEQALKVNPDISKVAVFFAQNDAFSKSETETFQQTVKDFELDLVTVQKFQTTDTDFQTQATTAINLDPDLVIISGLAADGGNLVKQLRELGYKGIIIGGNGLNTSNIFPVCQAKCDGVLIAQAYSPELENDINTAFREAYIAENETDPPQFSAQAFTGVQVFVEALRSLDAKSPVAEMSLSDLRKQLRDEVFAGTYVTPLGEISFTEEGELVQKQFYVAKIEMDESGEEGKFTFIE; the protein is encoded by the coding sequence ATGTTTAATAAACGTCGATTGTTTATCAGTGGGGCGATCGCCTCAATCATTGTCACAACAATTATTGCCTGTAATCCTCCGACGGAAACGTCAGATTCCAGCAGCAACGAAACCGATTCCACTAGCGAAATTGTTATCGGTGTTGGCGTAGCTCAAACCAGTAATGTCGCCTTGCTCGGCCAAGAACAAGTGATTGGTGCCAAGCTGGCCGAAACCTATTTCAATGACAACGATGGTATCAATGGGCAAGCCTTTAGCATTGCCCTACAGGACGTTGCCGGAGATGAACAGGGCGCAATTAATGCCTTCAATACCCTGATTAACCAAGACAAAGTTGTTGGAATTGTTGGGCCAACTCTTTCCCAACAAGCCTTTGCAGCTGACCCTATCGCGAACCGCGCTCAACTCCCTGTATTAGGCCCTTCCAACACAGCCCAAGGTATCCCACAAATTGGTGAATTTATTGGTCGTGTCTCTGCACCAGTCGCCGTTGTTGCTCCCAATGCTGTCGAACAAGCTTTAAAGGTCAATCCAGACATCTCTAAAGTTGCAGTTTTCTTTGCTCAGAATGACGCATTCAGTAAATCCGAAACCGAAACCTTTCAACAAACGGTCAAAGATTTTGAGTTGGATCTGGTCACTGTCCAGAAATTTCAAACCACGGATACTGACTTCCAGACCCAAGCTACAACGGCGATCAATCTTGACCCAGATCTTGTGATTATTTCCGGTCTGGCAGCAGATGGCGGCAATCTCGTAAAACAACTGCGGGAGCTCGGTTACAAAGGCATCATTATTGGTGGTAATGGCTTAAATACTTCAAATATTTTCCCCGTTTGCCAAGCAAAATGTGATGGCGTATTAATCGCCCAAGCCTATAGTCCAGAGCTAGAAAACGACATTAATACAGCCTTCCGCGAAGCATATATCGCTGAGAATGAAACTGACCCACCACAATTCAGTGCTCAAGCCTTTACTGGTGTACAAGTTTTTGTTGAAGCTTTGCGTAGTTTAGATGCAAAATCACCTGTGGCTGAAATGTCTTTATCCGATTTGCGTAAGCAATTACGGGATGAAGTTTTTGCCGGAACATATGTCACTCCCCTCGGTGAAATTTCCTTTACGGAAGAAGGTGAGCTTGTCCAAAAGCAATTTTATGTTGCGAAGATTGAGATGGACGAGTCTGGTGAAGAAGGGAAATTCACCTTTATTGAATAG
- a CDS encoding rubrerythrin family protein has protein sequence MDMQNARTVDNLEAAFGGESQANRKYLFFADVAKKLGMSDLAKLFRETANQETEHAFAHFRLLHPELVVKNPDALSDADKKKIAARCLELAIAGETYEYQTMYPEFAAQAQQDKDAGAEAEFKEQEEESKEHAEMFHTAAKNFGLLTSIEEHHANQYSDALKALDGGEATPRSLGQKWICKKCSMIYDPAVGDPDSGIAAGTNFEDIPDDWQCPICGATKKTFVPYEEYVAAA, from the coding sequence ATGGATATGCAAAATGCGCGCACAGTAGACAATTTAGAGGCAGCTTTTGGGGGTGAGTCTCAAGCAAATCGGAAGTATCTCTTTTTCGCAGATGTTGCCAAAAAGCTTGGGATGTCTGACTTAGCGAAGTTATTTCGGGAAACGGCTAACCAAGAGACTGAGCATGCTTTTGCCCATTTTCGTTTGTTACATCCTGAGCTTGTCGTGAAAAATCCTGATGCGCTCAGTGATGCGGACAAGAAAAAGATCGCGGCACGTTGTTTAGAGCTGGCGATCGCCGGCGAAACTTACGAGTATCAAACGATGTACCCAGAGTTCGCGGCTCAGGCACAGCAGGATAAGGATGCAGGGGCAGAGGCTGAGTTTAAAGAGCAGGAAGAAGAGTCTAAAGAACATGCGGAAATGTTCCACACTGCAGCGAAGAACTTCGGGTTGCTTACATCCATCGAAGAACACCATGCCAATCAGTATAGTGATGCTCTCAAAGCCTTGGATGGTGGGGAAGCAACACCACGTTCCCTTGGTCAAAAGTGGATCTGTAAAAAATGCTCCATGATTTACGATCCAGCTGTTGGCGATCCTGATTCTGGTATTGCGGCGGGTACAAATTTCGAAGATATTCCCGACGATTGGCAGTGCCCGATCTGTGGTGCAACAAAAAAGACATTTGTGCCCTACGAGGAATACGTAGCAGCAGCTTAG
- a CDS encoding Fur family transcriptional regulator codes for MLKSSSANEIRDVMKHEGLRITPQRFAVYANLLRRDDHPTVEQILEDVNAELPIASKASVYSALTILREVNLVREVLLDEGVTRYDANVNPHHHFVCRDCGAIHDLAWQTFSCFNLEELSDDLQAESYEVTVKGLCKTCQD; via the coding sequence ATGCTCAAATCTTCAAGCGCGAACGAAATCCGTGATGTCATGAAACATGAGGGGTTAAGAATTACTCCCCAGCGTTTTGCGGTGTACGCCAATTTGTTGCGTCGTGACGATCACCCTACGGTTGAGCAGATTTTAGAAGATGTCAACGCTGAGTTGCCTATCGCTTCGAAGGCCAGTGTTTATAGTGCTTTAACCATTTTGCGTGAAGTGAATTTAGTCCGTGAAGTCCTGCTTGATGAAGGGGTTACCCGTTACGATGCCAATGTGAATCCCCATCACCATTTCGTCTGTCGAGACTGTGGTGCCATTCATGATCTAGCGTGGCAAACGTTTAGTTGTTTTAATCTCGAAGAGCTTTCCGATGATTTACAGGCTGAAAGTTACGAGGTAACGGTTAAAGGTCTCTGCAAGACTTGCCAGGACTAA